One Gigantopelta aegis isolate Gae_Host chromosome 1, Gae_host_genome, whole genome shotgun sequence genomic region harbors:
- the LOC121374532 gene encoding NADH dehydrogenase [ubiquinone] 1 alpha subcomplex subunit 1-like translates to MWYEILPSAGIVFACLYAPHVINYGLNRIFRNGKTVCRDWEAAHNMDWPVYLRDKRITGSEYKPRGLESIPDKVAK, encoded by the exons ATGTGGTATGAAATATTGCCCAGTGCTGGGATAGTTTTTGCGTGTTTGTACGCACCACACGTCATCAACTATGGGTTGAACAGAATATTTAGAAATGGCAAG ACCGTTTGTCGGGACTGGGAAGCTGCTCATAACATGGACTGGCCAGTGTACCTGAGAGACAAGAGAATAACAGGCAGCGAGTACAAGCCCAGG ggcCTGGAATCCATACCAGACAAAGTAGCAAAGTag